From the Cervus elaphus chromosome 20, mCerEla1.1, whole genome shotgun sequence genome, one window contains:
- the LOC122676925 gene encoding guanylate-binding protein 5-like isoform X5, with the protein MWCVPHPKKPNHTLVLLDTEGLGDIEKGDKTNDTHIFVLALLLSSTFVYNTMNKIDHGAINLLHYVTELSQLLRIDTSPALNGVNDAADFVRVCPDLVWTLRDFYLDLEANGQLITADEYLENSLRPKQGTNQHFQNFNLPRLCIQKFFPVKKCFIFDLPTHQKKLAQLETLHNDDLDPKFVQQVAEFCSYIFSYSKTKTLSGGIQASGSHLKNLVQTYVNAINSGDLPCMENEVLTLAQIKNSAAVQKAIAHYDQQMGQKLQLPTETSQELLDLHRASEKEAIEVFMKNSFKDEDQGYRKKLEMQLVAKLNDFHKRNSEVSRNHCSALLQDIFHPLEENVKQGVYAKPGGHCLFIQKREELKEKYNQEPGKGIQAEEALQKYLESKESVSVTILQTDLALTASEKEIEGLREEFMKAEAQRLMESLMQHQQMMEPRKIVHQEQVRLMETNRVYQEALQQRAMERQLQEEVKRLKERFQAENRQLHNELQNLLRNDSPDDTCILL; encoded by the exons GGCGACAAGACAAATGACACCCATATATTTGTACTGGCACTACTATTGAGTAGTACTTTTGTATACAATACCATGAACAAAATTGACCATGGGGCTATCAACCTCTTGCA CTATGTGACAGAACTGTCACAACTGCTCAGAATAGATACCTCACCTGCTCTTAATGGGGTAAATGATGCAGCTGACTTTGTGAGAGTCTGTCCAGACTTAGTGTGGACTTTGAGAGATTTCTACCTTGACCTGGAAGCAAATGGGCAACTCATCACAGCAGATGAATACCTGGAGAATTCACTGAGGCCAAAGCAAG GCACCAACCaacattttcagaattttaatcTGCCCCGTCTGTGTATACAGAAATTCTTTCCAGTAAAGAAATGCTTCATTTTTGACTTACCCACTCACCAGAAGAAGCTTGCCCAGCTTGAGACACTGCATAATGATGATCTGGATCCCAAGTTTGTACAACAAGTGGCAGAATTCTGTTCCTACATCTTTAGCTATTCCAAGACTAAAACTCTTTCAGGAGGTATCCAGGCCAGTGGATCTC ATCTAAAGAACCTAGTGCAGACTTATGTCAATGCCATCAACAGTGGGGATCTGCCCTGCATGGAAAATGAAGTCCTGACCTTGGCCCAGATTAAGAACTCAGCTGCAGTGCAAAAGGCCATTGCCCACTATGACCAGCAGATGGGCCAGAAGTTGCAGCTGCCCACAGAAACCAGCCAGGAACTGCTGGACCTGCACAGGGCCAGTGAGAAAGAGGCCATTGAAGTCTTCATGAAGAACTCTTTCAAGGATGAGGACCAAGGGTACCGGAAAAAATTAGAG ATGCAGCTAGTAGccaaactgaatgactttcataaACGAAACTCGGAGGTGTCACGGAATCATTGCTCAGCTTTACTTCAGGATATTTTTCATCCTCTAGAAGAAAATGTGAAGCAAGGGGTTTATGCAAAACCCGGGGGGCATTGTCTCTTCATTCAGAAGAGAGAAGAGCTGAAGGAAAAGTACAATCAGGAGCCCGGGAAAGGAATACAG GCTGAGGAAGCTCTTCAGAAATATTTAGAGTCCAAGGAGTCTGTGAGTGTTACCATTTTGCAGACAGACCTTGCTCTCACAGCAAGTGAAAAGGAGATCGAAG GTTTAAGAGAAGAGTTTATGAAGGCTGAAGCACAAAGGTTGATGGAAAGTCTAATGCAGCATCAGCAAATGATGGAGCCGAGGAAGATAGTCCATCAGGAACAAGTGAGACTAATGGAGACAAACAGAGTATACCAGGAGGCCCTGCAACAGAGGGCCATGGAACGTCAGCTCCAG GAAGAGGTGAAAAGGCTCAAGGAGAGATTCCAAGCTGAGAACAGACAACTTCACAATGAGCTCCAGAATCTTCTGAGGAATGACTCACCAGATGATACATGCATCTTACTCTAA
- the LOC122676925 gene encoding guanylate-binding protein 5-like isoform X4 — protein MIFWEMKGFSVGSTVQCSTKGIWMWCVPHPKKPNHTLVLLDTEGLGDIEKGDKTNDTHIFVLALLLSSTFVYNTMNKIDHGAINLLHYVTELSQLLRIDTSPALNGVNDAADFVRVCPDLVWTLRDFYLDLEANGQLITADEYLENSLRPKQGTNQHFQNFNLPRLCIQKFFPVKKCFIFDLPTHQKKLAQLETLHNDDLDPKFVQQVAEFCSYIFSYSKTKTLSGGIQASGSHLKNLVQTYVNAINSGDLPCMENEVLTLAQIKNSAAVQKAIAHYDQQMGQKLQLPTETSQELLDLHRASEKEAIEVFMKNSFKDEDQGYRKKLEMQLVAKLNDFHKRNSEVSRNHCSALLQDIFHPLEENVKQGVYAKPGGHCLFIQKREELKEKYNQEPGKGIQAEEALQKYLESKESVSVTILQTDLALTASEKEIEGLREEFMKAEAQRLMESLMQHQQMMEPRKIVHQEQVRLMETNRVYQEALQQRAMERQLQEEVKRLKERFQAENRQLHNELQNLLRNDSPDDTCILL, from the exons GGCGACAAGACAAATGACACCCATATATTTGTACTGGCACTACTATTGAGTAGTACTTTTGTATACAATACCATGAACAAAATTGACCATGGGGCTATCAACCTCTTGCA CTATGTGACAGAACTGTCACAACTGCTCAGAATAGATACCTCACCTGCTCTTAATGGGGTAAATGATGCAGCTGACTTTGTGAGAGTCTGTCCAGACTTAGTGTGGACTTTGAGAGATTTCTACCTTGACCTGGAAGCAAATGGGCAACTCATCACAGCAGATGAATACCTGGAGAATTCACTGAGGCCAAAGCAAG GCACCAACCaacattttcagaattttaatcTGCCCCGTCTGTGTATACAGAAATTCTTTCCAGTAAAGAAATGCTTCATTTTTGACTTACCCACTCACCAGAAGAAGCTTGCCCAGCTTGAGACACTGCATAATGATGATCTGGATCCCAAGTTTGTACAACAAGTGGCAGAATTCTGTTCCTACATCTTTAGCTATTCCAAGACTAAAACTCTTTCAGGAGGTATCCAGGCCAGTGGATCTC ATCTAAAGAACCTAGTGCAGACTTATGTCAATGCCATCAACAGTGGGGATCTGCCCTGCATGGAAAATGAAGTCCTGACCTTGGCCCAGATTAAGAACTCAGCTGCAGTGCAAAAGGCCATTGCCCACTATGACCAGCAGATGGGCCAGAAGTTGCAGCTGCCCACAGAAACCAGCCAGGAACTGCTGGACCTGCACAGGGCCAGTGAGAAAGAGGCCATTGAAGTCTTCATGAAGAACTCTTTCAAGGATGAGGACCAAGGGTACCGGAAAAAATTAGAG ATGCAGCTAGTAGccaaactgaatgactttcataaACGAAACTCGGAGGTGTCACGGAATCATTGCTCAGCTTTACTTCAGGATATTTTTCATCCTCTAGAAGAAAATGTGAAGCAAGGGGTTTATGCAAAACCCGGGGGGCATTGTCTCTTCATTCAGAAGAGAGAAGAGCTGAAGGAAAAGTACAATCAGGAGCCCGGGAAAGGAATACAG GCTGAGGAAGCTCTTCAGAAATATTTAGAGTCCAAGGAGTCTGTGAGTGTTACCATTTTGCAGACAGACCTTGCTCTCACAGCAAGTGAAAAGGAGATCGAAG GTTTAAGAGAAGAGTTTATGAAGGCTGAAGCACAAAGGTTGATGGAAAGTCTAATGCAGCATCAGCAAATGATGGAGCCGAGGAAGATAGTCCATCAGGAACAAGTGAGACTAATGGAGACAAACAGAGTATACCAGGAGGCCCTGCAACAGAGGGCCATGGAACGTCAGCTCCAG GAAGAGGTGAAAAGGCTCAAGGAGAGATTCCAAGCTGAGAACAGACAACTTCACAATGAGCTCCAGAATCTTCTGAGGAATGACTCACCAGATGATACATGCATCTTACTCTAA